The genomic region gccgcgttagaaaaaaattcacccccgtacagtgtgtgctgatcgagaaacgAGCTATcgagactacactcgtcttttgtaccaggctgtaaacatgtttatttctgctgtaaatatcgtcttttttgatgaactgcagtttttaacacttccgcgttggactcatatttttagaccagaggttgctgcttggttaccACTCAACCCAAAAACATTTTCTAACACTGCCTCctacaaggcaaacagccaatgtGAATTTTTAGGATTTTTGGGTGGCCAATCATACTTTTAAAGGAGGCCCTGGCCACCCATACCCAGCCCCTTGATCTGCCCCTGTACATCtggtcaccttttgtaagctaccTAACAAAGTTTTGTCATTGTTACATTACAGACAATTTTACATAGCTACAAATCCATACATTACcccatcactctgcatcctgtgaAAAGCTGTCATGTAGAAAGAAAAGTGGAAAGAAGAACTGTATTCCTATCATTAGCTTTCATAGCAAGTGCTCTGGCAAGAGCCTGAATTTACAACCGTGGGGGATGGtactcatgggaaatgcagtatTCATTCTGGAAAAAACAGTACTATTTTAAAATTAGATGTGGTTTTCATAATGTTGTTCAGGTTTTAATGGATAACTTTGCCTAGTGGAGTTTTTTTTTGCCACCAACACAACATTTCACCACTTATGTTTTCCACTTGTCCATATAGATATTAACTATCTTGTAAAATTAATGTGTCAAGCTTTCACAactacaccttttttttttttttaaaaaaggctgctTAAACGTGAGTCGTTGCTCGGCTGTGTAGTGTTAAATCCCTCTGgtcgctgtccatggtgctgaacccCCCTCCTCGTATTTTAGATTGGTATCTGCCGGGTCGAGTCAGGACCTCACTTGTTGCACACAGCAGTGGTAAGACTGAACACTACTGTAGAATCTCACTATGATTCTTACTAAGGTGTTATTTTACACACAGCCTGTTATTGGTGAGTGCTTTGCGCATGCGAAGAGGCGGACTGAGACCACCCGCAGAGACAGATGACCGTGTGAGAGCAACGATTCGCTCTCAATGAGCACAGCACGATATGCGCGTTTTTAACCTGATCATGAAATCTGAACCCGTTAGCActgattttcagttttttttcttctccctaCACGCCTCTGCCGCTACTACGTTTTACGCAACAAGCTGCAACACCAATGTGGAGGCTACGCTGAAGAACCAGTCCCACCACCTGTAACTGCGCCTCTCTGCTCCCCCCGACTTTTTCATGCCGAAGCCGAGGATGAAGAAGCAAAACATCCGGACCCTGTCGCTCATCCTCTGCATGTTCTCGTACCTGCTGGTCGGCGCCGCGGTGTTTGACGCGCTGGAGTCCGAGTCGGAGAACTCCCGCAGGCGCATCCTGGAGCAGAAGCGCAACGAGATGAAGAAGAAGTACCGCTTCTCCGAGGACGACTACCGCGAGATCGAGCGAGTGGTGCTGCAAGCTGAGCCCCATCGCGCCGGGAGACAGTGGAAATTTGCAGGCTCTTTTTACTTTGCCATAACAGTCATCACCACCATTGGTGAGTTGATGTCATGCTTTTACGAGGGAGGATTTGTCATTGTGTTGCCATATTAGTAGAAcagcattattttttttcttcctgcatACATGCACGTTTAATgctgttttaaagctggggttggtagtcagatttagatacactttttgctatactggttaaaatgatctttatgtcctgatggtaatcaatacataatgtgttcttaaccCTTGTATTTTCCTCGTTTAGACTACGCACTTTTTATCCCCCTGGGTAAATGTTTGACCCGGTGTAGTTATGTCTGTTTAAAAACCATATATTATTAAGTTTCATCAGATTCTGTATTTCATCTTTTCCCCCAACTTCCTTTTAACTCGTTCATACAACTTTTAACCCTTGTGTGCATTATCTATGGTCAACGtggcttttttaaatgaaattaatcCTTGATTTGacgttttaaaaaaacataatttttgaattattttgacaATTATGATCATTTAAGAATTTCTTCATCCATTTTCACAGGCTCCTTCTTGTGAATATTTAGTTAGgttttgaaaatactttttattttttaatcgcAGCAAATGGTTACATTTGTTGTCCTCCCAGATCAAAATTGACCGGGCCAATTTCACTTATTATAAAGCATAATATATCATTTATAATTATTAGATGGAGTcccgaggaaatgctacattcaaattcatgctagttttccgtgactaccaaccctagctttaaatacaaaccaaacaatgtttTACTGTCTCAGCATTGCTTCAGTATGCATTACCATGTTTCTCTCATCTCCATCTCCCCGCATTAAGGTTATGGACACGCAGCACCAGGCACAGATGCAGGAAAAGTCTTCTGCATGTTCTATGCCGTGCTGGGCATCCCTCTCACTTTGGTCATGTTCCAGAGCCTGGGAGAAAGGATGAACACATTCGTCCGCTATCTCCTTCATAAGCTGAAGCAGTGCCTGGGCTTTAGACGCAACGAGGTGTCCATGGAGAACATGGTCTTGGTGGGCTTCCTGTCTTGCATCGGAACACTGTGTGTTGGGGCTTCCGCCTTCTCCCACTTTGAGGGATGGAGCTTCTTCCACGCTTACTACTACTGCTTCATCACGCTCACTACCATTGGCTTTGGAGACTACGTGGCCCTACAGAAGAAGGAGGACCTCCAGGAAAAGACACCCTACGTGGTGTTCAGCTTCATGTACATCCTGGTGGGGCTGACTGTCATCGGGGCCTTCCTGAATCTGGTTGTGCTTCGCTTCCTCACCATGAACACtgaggatgagaggagggaCGCTCAAGAGAGGGCATCACTGAAGAGGGACAAGGGCCTCTTGGACAGAGGTCTTCGTGTTGTgggggagcagagcagagacagtcacagagagagaaacaggagcAACGCAGCGCACAGTCACAACCACAGCACACTTCTCCTCCCAATGGAGGAAGGAACCAGCCGCACAAACCTCATCACTTCCTCCCCAGTGGACCAGGAGGGACTAAGGAGCCCCTGCAGACACAGGCTACATTTTCAAATCAAGACAGAAAGATGCAGGAGAGAGTCCAGCCTCAGCTCCCTCTGCTCGTGTGTGTGGTACCGTTTGGGGATGTGTGACAGTCCTCTTGTGTCCCACAGTGAACACCAACACGGCTGCCATATTAACTCTGTGTACTACAATTCTGTGTCCTATAGGATCGAGGGCTGCTCTCCGGTGTCAAGGGACAACACTAGACTCTCGTCCCCAGGGAGCACACTCTCACCTGGGCACAGCTTCCTAGAGTTCCCTCGTTCGAGGAGAAAGTCAGTTTGAGGAGGACTATAAAGGGGAGTATTTGCACAGACTGTAAACAGTATTTCTTAAAGTGTTTGACTTTTTGTGTATGTGAAAAGATACTGACTGTATGTTCCTTTTGAaaatacttgtttttttgtgaacaaAGGATAAGATTTCTTTTCCTGTTTTACCACAACATTGATTTTGATCTGCTGTTTTCCTCGCATGTAAGCCAAAAGTGTGGTGCATGCTAAAAAGAATATAAAGCACACGATGTGAATGCATGAGTGCTGAGTAAAGATGTCAACAGTCTGGCTTTTGATCTATTATAACAGAGGTATTTTGGATATAGTGCTCATCAATGATTGTGTAACTGTTCAGTGAATGTATGTGAAGAATCCTCATTTGCTCCTTGCTTCAGACGAAAACTTTTTCATGCCATAGCCAGAAGATGTCATTAcacttttatattaaaaaagcCTTAAAGAACTTTGACCAAGCACAGGAGGTACGTGGCTTCTTAGCTCAGTGACTTTAATAAATTCTATCTTTGCCTAAAATATGTAATAACTTCTGTGCATTCTTTAGCAGAgattagtgctgggcgatattgaaattTATGATGTCactataaaatatttaatatcagttgatatcgataattatcacgataaatatcaaattatggtttcatttcaatttcaatGCAGAtatttggtcctgagtgaaagttgaagaaaccagacagtttgttagtttgtatctggatttagttttctgataaacttcttgaagccatcatttctgacggtgctaacaggaagcaggtcttttgtgtgaaatgagatttttgtgaagttttagtttgtaattcttatttttcttagaTTGAGGTTATTcgataatttgatttaaatttacaacaaaaatatatcaaattgaatactgtgtatcagtttagtagagtattgttttgagttttgctctcccctttaagattactaagggttacaggcagagtgatgtttcccacagtgcagtgaatgcatcacgctcgttcagttgtcctacggtcgtggttgtctctgtgctcttcctttacccacatcctgaaagtatattta from Notolabrus celidotus isolate fNotCel1 chromosome 11, fNotCel1.pri, whole genome shotgun sequence harbors:
- the kcnk15 gene encoding potassium channel subfamily K member 15 gives rise to the protein MPKPRMKKQNIRTLSLILCMFSYLLVGAAVFDALESESENSRRRILEQKRNEMKKKYRFSEDDYREIERVVLQAEPHRAGRQWKFAGSFYFAITVITTIGYGHAAPGTDAGKVFCMFYAVLGIPLTLVMFQSLGERMNTFVRYLLHKLKQCLGFRRNEVSMENMVLVGFLSCIGTLCVGASAFSHFEGWSFFHAYYYCFITLTTIGFGDYVALQKKEDLQEKTPYVVFSFMYILVGLTVIGAFLNLVVLRFLTMNTEDERRDAQERASLKRDKGLLDRGLRVVGEQSRDSHRERNRSNAAHSHNHSTLLLPMEEGTSRTNLITSSPVDQEGLRSPCRHRLHFQIKTERCRRESSLSSLCSCVWYRLGMCDSPLVSHSEHQHGCHINSVYYNSVSYRIEGCSPVSRDNTRLSSPGSTLSPGHSFLEFPRSRRKSV